In one Methylobacterium sp. SyP6R genomic region, the following are encoded:
- a CDS encoding zinc-binding metallopeptidase family protein yields MKLFQCQSCGNILYFENRTCQRCGHRLAYLPETRTLSALEPAGGEDWTPLAARDRPSRFCANAVHDTCNWLVPPGSGDTFCLACRHNGTIPDVSNPDHLAKWREMEFAKHRLFYSLLRWNLPLQTRAEDPEHGLIFHFLADPPENQGPKVMTGHDNGVITIALVEADDAEREKRRREMGEPYRTLLGHFRHEVGHHYWDLLVRDAGRLDACRAMFGDDSQDYNAALQRHYEQGTPANWQENFVSAYATTHPWEDFAETWAHYLHIVDTLEMASAFGMQVHPLLDAGGELAARIDFDPYEAQSIEQIMKAWLPFVFALNSVNRAMGQGDLYPFVLAPPVIAKLGFIHGLVHGTI; encoded by the coding sequence ATGAAATTGTTCCAGTGCCAGTCCTGCGGCAACATCCTGTATTTCGAGAACCGGACCTGCCAGCGCTGCGGCCACCGCCTCGCCTACCTGCCGGAGACCCGCACGCTCTCGGCGCTGGAGCCGGCAGGCGGTGAGGACTGGACGCCGCTCGCCGCCCGCGACCGGCCGAGCCGGTTCTGCGCCAACGCGGTGCACGACACCTGCAACTGGCTGGTGCCGCCGGGCTCGGGCGACACCTTCTGCCTCGCCTGCCGCCACAACGGCACCATCCCCGACGTGTCGAATCCGGACCACCTCGCCAAGTGGCGCGAGATGGAATTTGCCAAGCACCGGCTGTTCTACAGCCTGCTGCGCTGGAACCTGCCGCTGCAGACCCGGGCCGAGGATCCCGAGCACGGGCTGATCTTCCATTTCCTGGCCGATCCGCCGGAGAACCAGGGCCCGAAGGTGATGACCGGCCACGACAACGGCGTCATCACCATCGCGCTCGTCGAGGCCGACGATGCCGAGCGCGAGAAGCGCCGGCGCGAGATGGGCGAACCCTACCGCACCCTGCTCGGGCATTTCCGCCACGAGGTCGGGCACCATTACTGGGACCTGCTGGTGCGCGATGCCGGCCGGCTGGACGCCTGCCGGGCAATGTTCGGCGACGATTCGCAGGATTACAACGCCGCGCTCCAGCGCCACTACGAGCAGGGTACGCCGGCCAACTGGCAGGAGAACTTCGTCTCGGCCTACGCCACCACTCATCCGTGGGAGGATTTCGCCGAGACCTGGGCCCATTACCTGCACATCGTCGACACGCTGGAGATGGCGAGCGCCTTCGGCATGCAGGTCCATCCGCTCCTCGACGCCGGCGGCGAGCTCGCCGCGCGGATCGACTTCGACCCCTACGAGGCGCAGAGCATCGAGCAGATCATGAAGGCCTGGCTGCCCTTCGTGTTCGCGCTCAACAGCGTCAACCGGGCGATGGGCCAGGGCGACCTCTACCCCTTCGTGCTGGCCCCGCCGGTGATCGCCAAGCTCGGCTTCATCCACGGCCTCGTCCATGGGACGATCTGA
- a CDS encoding fumarylacetoacetate hydrolase family protein: MKLASLKHGRDGRLVVVSRDLTRATDAFIVVPTLQQALDDWERYAPALNALAEQLEHGSVPSFRFHEHDCAAPLPRAYARRHAAAWPSYPALLRQAAGAEAPAGEAGLLVPAASDGFLGPRDRLTPDDPAASLDLAAGLAVITGDVGPGADAAAAGDAIRLVTLVAEVIRHDRLRPDGLDLDGAEAPALAASLAPVVVTPDELGDAWRDGALHRPLLVSRNGKALGCPEAGTDLGRSLVALVAEAARHRALGAGTIVSAGPVSNRGIDGGPGRPAAEGGAGYACLSEARAAEALTGGWVRTPYLAAGDRLRVEMKDAGGHSIFGAIEHDVTG, translated from the coding sequence ATGAAGCTCGCCAGCCTCAAGCACGGCCGCGACGGCCGCCTCGTCGTGGTCTCGCGCGACCTGACCCGCGCCACCGACGCCTTCATCGTGGTACCGACCCTGCAGCAGGCCCTCGACGACTGGGAGCGCTACGCCCCGGCGCTGAACGCCCTGGCCGAGCAGCTCGAACACGGCTCGGTGCCCTCGTTCCGCTTCCACGAGCACGATTGCGCCGCCCCCCTGCCGCGGGCCTATGCCCGCCGGCACGCCGCCGCCTGGCCGAGCTACCCGGCCCTGCTGCGCCAGGCCGCGGGCGCCGAGGCGCCGGCCGGCGAGGCGGGGCTCCTCGTGCCCGCCGCCTCCGACGGGTTCCTCGGGCCCCGCGACCGGCTCACGCCCGACGACCCGGCGGCCTCCCTCGATCTCGCGGCGGGCCTCGCGGTGATCACCGGCGACGTAGGCCCCGGCGCCGATGCGGCCGCCGCCGGGGACGCCATCCGGCTGGTGACCCTGGTGGCGGAGGTGATCCGCCACGACCGCCTGCGGCCGGACGGGCTCGACCTCGACGGGGCCGAGGCGCCGGCGCTCGCCGCGAGCCTCGCACCCGTGGTGGTCACCCCCGACGAGCTGGGCGATGCCTGGCGGGACGGCGCCCTGCACCGCCCGCTGCTGGTGAGCCGCAACGGCAAGGCGCTCGGCTGCCCCGAGGCCGGGACCGATCTCGGCCGCAGCCTCGTCGCCCTGGTGGCGGAGGCGGCGCGCCACCGTGCGCTCGGCGCCGGCACGATCGTCAGCGCCGGTCCGGTCTCCAACCGCGGCATCGACGGCGGCCCGGGCCGCCCCGCCGCCGAGGGCGGCGCCGGCTATGCCTGCCTCTCCGAGGCCCGCGCCGCCGAGGCCCTGACCGGCGGCTGGGTCCGCACCCCCTACCTCGCGGCCGGCGACCGCCTGCGGGTCGAGATGAAGGATGCCGGCGGGCACTCGATCTTCGGGGCGATCGAGCACGACGTGACCGGCTGA
- a CDS encoding pilus assembly protein TadG-related protein: MRPCLDLALRLDRFRRCRSGTVIVILGLLLPLLAMGSVGVAEITEVMLAKAKLQGNVDAAALQGAGEFGVDQSSATQERTRLYADAMAEPLRLRWTITSTATVDAASRAVTVSQTAHRASFFRSLLPPGGWNLAATATAVRTARKPLCVLGAQGSGPLGIGASTIALQGSSVITAGDCLVQSNADLNAGAGTALWAGEARAAGSASGPIRPAPVTDAPSMPDPFAAMRIDTPLSLCDTSINIGMGTTYLKPGVHCAAIAVLGSANLVLEPGEHYFIGPALSISGNSTVTGTDVVLILKTAAAAQITGNAVLNLEGRKSGPYAGFVLITDRTFISDVEISTTNARKLVGTIYLPNASLTVRGTNTKIADQSPWTVVVARTIRTMGSANLVINANYNSSTIPVPAGVGPAKDQPVRLAQ; encoded by the coding sequence ATGCGACCCTGCCTGGATCTCGCCCTCCGTCTCGACCGCTTCCGGCGCTGCCGGAGCGGGACGGTCATCGTCATCCTCGGCCTGCTGCTGCCGCTCCTGGCGATGGGATCGGTCGGCGTCGCCGAGATCACCGAGGTGATGCTGGCGAAGGCGAAGCTCCAGGGCAACGTCGACGCGGCAGCGCTCCAGGGCGCGGGCGAATTCGGGGTCGACCAGTCCTCCGCCACGCAGGAGCGAACCCGCCTCTACGCCGACGCTATGGCAGAGCCCCTGCGCCTGCGCTGGACGATCACCTCGACGGCCACGGTCGATGCCGCGTCGCGCGCGGTGACGGTGAGCCAGACCGCGCACCGCGCCTCGTTCTTCCGCAGCTTGCTGCCGCCGGGCGGCTGGAACCTCGCCGCCACCGCGACGGCGGTCCGCACCGCGCGCAAGCCGCTCTGCGTGCTCGGCGCGCAGGGAAGCGGCCCCCTCGGCATCGGGGCCTCCACCATCGCGTTGCAGGGTAGCTCGGTGATCACGGCTGGCGACTGCCTCGTCCAGAGCAACGCCGACCTGAATGCGGGCGCAGGCACCGCCCTGTGGGCCGGCGAGGCACGGGCCGCCGGCAGCGCCTCCGGCCCGATCCGTCCGGCCCCGGTGACCGACGCGCCGTCGATGCCGGACCCGTTCGCGGCCATGAGGATCGACACACCGCTCTCGCTCTGCGACACGTCGATCAACATCGGGATGGGCACCACGTATCTCAAGCCCGGCGTCCATTGTGCCGCCATCGCGGTGCTCGGATCGGCCAATCTCGTCCTCGAGCCCGGCGAGCATTATTTCATCGGCCCCGCCCTGAGCATCAGCGGGAATTCGACGGTGACCGGCACCGACGTCGTCCTCATTCTCAAGACCGCCGCCGCGGCGCAGATCACCGGCAATGCCGTCTTGAACCTGGAAGGCCGCAAGAGCGGGCCCTATGCGGGTTTCGTGCTGATCACGGATCGCACTTTCATCAGCGACGTCGAGATCTCGACCACCAACGCCCGCAAGCTCGTCGGCACGATCTACCTGCCGAATGCGAGCCTCACGGTGCGCGGCACCAACACCAAGATCGCCGACCAGTCGCCCTGGACGGTGGTGGTGGCACGTACGATCCGAACGATGGGGAGTGCCAACCTCGTCATCAATGCGAACTACAACTCCTCCACCATCCCGGTCCCGGCCGGCGTCGGCCCGGCGAAGGACCAGCCGGTGCGCCTGGCGCAGTGA